In Myxococcus xanthus, the genomic window GCCGCGGAAGCCAATGGGGCCTTCGCCGTTGTACGTCATGGTGCCCTTCAGGGTCTTACCGCCGTCGTCGGACTTGATGTCGAGGGCCACCACGTTCTGCTTGTCCCGGGCACCGATGAGCCAGAGCCCACCCGGGTTCCAGGTCGCTTGCGAACCACCCCACTGATTCTGAACGAGATACGCAGCCATTCGTGACGTCCTTTGAGTCGAGGTTGGACTGACGCAACTGCGGGCTGGAGCCTGGACGGGGGTCGGCGGCTCCGCGCAGCCGCGAAGCAGATGGCGTGCCATTCGTCGTGAGAGGGACTTCCTCCTCTGTGAGGTGCTTGCGGGGTTGATGTGTTTGTCTTTGTTTGCGTCCAGCGCAGACGCAGACGCGTTGGGTAGGACGCGGACTGTGTATGGATTGGCTGCTAGGACTCTTGGGCGATGCCCCGCAGGGCTGGGTGGCCACCGCCCGTGTCATGGGGGCCTCCGGGGTGTCCTCTGACTACCTGGTGAGCCGGAAGGCGGGCGCATGGAGTCCCGACACGCGCCCGCGCACGTCGGCGTCTGGCTTCAGGCGTTGACGCCCACACCCACCGGGCAGCTCACGCCGGTGCCGCCCAGTCCGCAGTAACCACCCGGGTTCTTCTCCAGGTACTGCTGGTGGTAGTCCTCGGCGAAATAGAAGGGCGGAGCAGGGAGCAGCTCGGTGGTGATGGCGTCGAAGCCCCGGGCCGCCAGCGCCTTCTGGTACGCGTCACGGCTCGCCACGGCGGCGCGCTGCTGGGCCTCGCTGGTGAAGTAGATGCCGGAGCGGTACTGCGTGCCCACGTCGTTGCCCTGGCGCATGCCCTGCGTCGGGTCATGGCTCTCCCAGAAGACGCGCAGGAGCTGCTCGAAGGACACCTTCTTCGGGTCGAAGACGACGCG contains:
- the msrA gene encoding peptide-methionine (S)-S-oxide reductase MsrA — translated: MFFNPTKKLRIPTPEEALPGRSDVMPVPEKHEVLGTPIKGPVPEGLEEVYFGLGCFWGAERKFYQTPGVYSTAVGYAGGPTPNPTYREVCSGLTGHNEVVRVVFDPKKVSFEQLLRVFWESHDPTQGMRQGNDVGTQYRSGIYFTSEAQQRAAVASRDAYQKALAARGFDAITTELLPAPPFYFAEDYHQQYLEKNPGGYCGLGGTGVSCPVGVGVNA